Proteins encoded by one window of Erysipelothrix rhusiopathiae:
- a CDS encoding type I phosphomannose isomerase catalytic subunit, which produces MAVIKLSPAFKDYLWGGTRLKEIYQKQTDLEIVAESWEVSTHPDGPSYVVSGVDEGKTLTEYIKYYGTQILGTDAQDFNFFPILVKFIDAKKDLSIQVHPNDEYGLKHEGEYGKTEMWYIVEAEPDSAIYYGTKNRINRDDFARAIETNTVLDVLNRVPVKKGDVIFVEAGTIHAIGSGIMICEIQQNSNTTYRVYDYNRKDACGNLRQLHLKQALDVSNLRPLDTQFKPQGTLETHSNYQKQLLVSCPYFKTTKINLSGSRNHKVGPESFEAWVVLEGSIDVTHNHQTVKLLAGETLFLEANTDAIHLSGSATFLSITV; this is translated from the coding sequence ATGGCTGTAATTAAACTGAGTCCTGCATTTAAAGACTATCTTTGGGGTGGGACACGCTTAAAAGAAATATATCAAAAACAAACAGATTTAGAGATCGTGGCAGAAAGTTGGGAAGTATCGACGCATCCTGATGGTCCCAGTTATGTTGTAAGTGGTGTTGATGAAGGCAAAACACTTACAGAATATATAAAATACTATGGAACCCAAATCTTGGGAACGGATGCGCAAGATTTTAATTTTTTCCCTATCTTAGTTAAATTTATCGATGCGAAAAAAGATTTATCCATTCAAGTACATCCAAATGATGAATATGGACTTAAACATGAAGGGGAATACGGCAAAACAGAAATGTGGTATATCGTTGAAGCAGAACCGGATTCCGCTATTTACTATGGAACTAAAAATCGAATCAATCGTGATGACTTTGCGCGAGCAATCGAAACCAATACTGTACTGGATGTGTTAAATCGTGTGCCGGTTAAAAAAGGGGATGTAATCTTTGTGGAGGCAGGGACCATTCATGCAATTGGATCGGGGATTATGATCTGTGAAATCCAACAAAATTCAAACACAACCTATCGTGTTTATGATTATAATCGCAAAGATGCTTGTGGGAATCTACGTCAACTGCATTTAAAACAAGCATTAGATGTTTCAAACTTAAGACCTTTGGATACCCAATTTAAACCACAAGGAACCCTTGAAACACACAGTAATTATCAAAAGCAACTGCTTGTATCTTGTCCATATTTCAAGACTACAAAAATTAATCTATCAGGTTCTCGAAATCATAAAGTCGGACCTGAAAGTTTTGAAGCATGGGTTGTTTTAGAGGGTTCAATCGATGTCACCCATAATCATCAAACCGTAAAACTTCTTGCAGGAGAAACACTCTTTCTTGAGGCAAATACGGATGCCATCCACTTATCTGGATCTGCAACTTTCTTATCAATAACGGTTTAA
- a CDS encoding histidine phosphatase family protein has translation MSKPINVYVIRHGKTIFNNYDRMQGWSDTPLLEESEVLARQLGKNLKTINFDALYSSDSGRVYQTRDCILEGYGNVLPMQADRRFREFFFGHFEGVPVVELWNKIAKHRGYENFEHLQKEVNMIDRLDWIHQFDNCGAESAADFEKRIVEGLDDALEDARKQGYENVMLVCHGAVCAQLFKLYAEGVWLNRSPENLSVSKLVCHDDSRVFEFVNNTQILNQL, from the coding sequence ATGAGTAAACCAATTAATGTATATGTTATTAGACATGGAAAAACAATTTTTAATAATTATGATCGCATGCAAGGGTGGAGTGATACCCCTTTACTTGAAGAAAGTGAAGTGCTTGCACGCCAATTAGGAAAAAACTTAAAAACAATAAATTTTGATGCACTCTATTCAAGTGATAGTGGTCGTGTCTATCAAACGCGTGACTGTATTTTAGAAGGTTATGGCAACGTTTTACCAATGCAAGCAGATCGTCGATTCCGTGAATTTTTCTTTGGGCATTTTGAAGGGGTTCCGGTTGTGGAATTGTGGAATAAAATCGCAAAACATCGCGGGTATGAAAACTTTGAACACTTACAGAAAGAAGTAAATATGATTGATCGTCTCGATTGGATTCATCAATTTGATAACTGTGGTGCTGAATCAGCAGCTGATTTTGAAAAGCGTATCGTCGAAGGTCTTGATGATGCATTGGAAGATGCACGTAAACAGGGCTATGAAAACGTGATGCTCGTATGTCATGGTGCGGTTTGTGCACAACTGTTTAAATTATATGCAGAAGGCGTTTGGTTAAACCGTAGTCCTGAGAACTTAAGTGTTTCAAAACTTGTGTGTCATGATGATTCTCGTGTATTCGAGTTTGTGAATAATACGCAAATTTTGAATCAATTGTAA
- the eis gene encoding enhanced intracellular survival protein Eis: MSKHSTHRKLKLKPVTVEDIDQFNELLRYVFQVTGEEIISSGYEDEEEIVRAKRPILSQADVFGWYNQDELVSQIAIYPCEVNVHGTLYQMGGITGVGTYPEYANMGLVRELIQKALESMRENKQYISYLYPYSIPFYRHKGWEIISDQMTFILKDSQLPKTVPVKGHVERLEIDDEDVYRVYDQFARNNHGAMIRDRLAWEEYWRWENEEDRFAAVYYNADEEPTGLCFYWISDEVFNIKEMIFINQDARKGIWNFIAAHFSMIESVSGKNYSGEPIAFYLEDSDIVETIQPYYMARIVDVEGFLRDYPFADICEPFHFVVEDHTAPWNNRVFGIDWDKEENILISNETVGPEIRLDIGALTTLLMGYKSVSYLSRLGRIVGSQRALRNLKRIVVSDRVYFSDYF, encoded by the coding sequence ATGAGTAAGCATTCTACGCACAGAAAACTAAAACTTAAACCCGTAACTGTTGAGGATATTGATCAATTTAATGAATTGTTGCGGTATGTATTTCAAGTTACTGGGGAAGAAATAATCAGTTCGGGATATGAAGACGAAGAAGAAATTGTACGTGCGAAACGTCCAATTCTGAGTCAGGCTGATGTTTTTGGTTGGTATAACCAAGATGAACTTGTATCCCAAATCGCAATCTATCCCTGTGAAGTGAATGTTCATGGGACTTTGTATCAGATGGGTGGTATTACCGGTGTCGGAACATATCCTGAGTATGCCAATATGGGATTGGTTCGTGAGTTAATTCAAAAAGCATTGGAATCAATGCGTGAGAATAAACAATATATTTCATATTTGTATCCTTACAGTATTCCTTTTTATCGACATAAAGGTTGGGAAATTATTTCAGATCAAATGACATTTATCCTTAAAGACAGTCAACTTCCAAAAACAGTTCCTGTAAAAGGTCATGTTGAACGATTAGAAATCGATGATGAAGACGTCTATCGTGTTTATGATCAGTTTGCGCGAAATAACCATGGCGCAATGATTCGAGATCGCTTAGCGTGGGAAGAATATTGGCGTTGGGAAAATGAAGAAGATCGATTTGCGGCTGTATATTATAATGCAGATGAGGAACCAACGGGACTTTGTTTTTATTGGATTTCCGATGAAGTCTTCAATATTAAAGAAATGATCTTTATTAATCAAGATGCGCGTAAAGGGATTTGGAATTTTATTGCAGCGCACTTTTCAATGATTGAGTCGGTGAGTGGGAAAAATTATTCTGGAGAACCGATTGCATTTTATTTAGAAGACAGTGATATTGTGGAAACGATCCAACCCTACTACATGGCTCGGATTGTGGATGTGGAAGGATTTCTTCGTGATTATCCTTTCGCAGATATTTGTGAACCCTTTCATTTCGTGGTCGAAGATCATACAGCCCCTTGGAACAATCGTGTTTTCGGAATTGATTGGGATAAAGAAGAAAATATTCTCATCAGTAATGAAACCGTGGGTCCTGAAATCCGTCTGGATATCGGTGCACTTACTACATTATTAATGGGTTATAAATCCGTATCATATCTCTCACGACTTGGACGTATTGTAGGATCACAACGTGCATTACGCAACTTAAAGCGTATCGTAGTATCCGACCGTGTTTATTTTTCAGATTACTTTTAA
- a CDS encoding HAD-IIB family hydrolase, with amino-acid sequence MNCVFDIDGTICFDYMNLSEEGLQLLELLEEAGHRVMFASARPIRDMLPVLKDRYRNYTLIGGNGSIISQNDKIVDVCLFESELLKAIMVILEDESVVYLADGKWNFSYNGDGSHELMQYVNRGNLGENVPFESLDGVMKLIVLEAEDMNRVHDRLRDLPVSFYRHESTDTLDILAYKTSKYDALKRLGIEDYVAMGNDINDIEMIEHANPGIMINFNERLAPYADYQVDYDEHYLDSILEIIENHKRIA; translated from the coding sequence ATGAATTGTGTTTTTGATATAGATGGAACCATTTGTTTTGATTATATGAATTTAAGTGAAGAAGGTCTTCAACTTTTAGAGTTACTTGAAGAAGCAGGACATCGCGTGATGTTCGCATCAGCGAGACCAATCCGTGACATGCTGCCTGTGCTTAAAGACCGTTATCGTAACTATACCTTAATTGGTGGTAATGGATCGATTATTTCTCAAAATGACAAGATTGTGGATGTATGTCTTTTTGAATCAGAATTACTCAAAGCAATCATGGTGATTTTGGAAGATGAATCTGTTGTTTACTTAGCTGATGGAAAATGGAACTTTAGTTATAATGGCGATGGTTCTCATGAATTAATGCAGTATGTTAATCGTGGAAATCTTGGTGAGAATGTTCCGTTTGAATCGTTAGATGGTGTTATGAAGCTCATCGTTTTAGAGGCTGAGGATATGAATCGAGTTCATGATCGCCTCAGAGATTTACCGGTTTCATTCTATCGTCATGAATCTACGGATACTCTAGATATTCTAGCCTATAAAACATCGAAATATGATGCTCTAAAACGTCTTGGAATTGAAGATTACGTTGCGATGGGTAATGATATTAATGATATCGAAATGATTGAACATGCAAATCCCGGAATTATGATTAACTTTAATGAACGTCTTGCACCCTATGCAGACTATCAAGTGGATTATGATGAACACTATCTTGATTCAATCTTAGAAATTATAGAAAACCATAAAAGGATAGCTTAA
- a CDS encoding SPFH domain-containing protein encodes MALIDIVKYEGNQDIFAWKYPGDELTTYTQLIVNESQAAVLYKEGVAYDVFEAGRHTLETANIPLLNKIVNLPFGKKSPFKAEVWFVNKAHTLDIKWGTTSPIQIQDPKYGIYVPLSAYGQFGITVQDPKAFLIKLVGTLKSFGRDEIINYFRGFYNTHVKDAISTYLVEKRITVLELSAYLKELSESVKEQMQPTFTEYGITLLNFYIADISVPDTDGAVMRLKEALSKRAEMDIVGYDYKQERSFDTLVGAAQNEGSLGSVMGAGMGLGLGAGLGKTMSETMGSLSTDAGKSCPHCGSSVQDTDKYCGTCSEVLNHDINKCPGCNVELKDGSQKFCHECGTQLHKTCTSCKAPLSIDAKFCGTCGKKVDDHE; translated from the coding sequence ATGGCACTTATCGATATCGTAAAATACGAAGGGAATCAAGATATTTTTGCTTGGAAATACCCCGGTGATGAACTCACAACATATACACAACTTATTGTGAATGAATCACAGGCGGCAGTATTATATAAGGAAGGGGTTGCTTATGATGTCTTCGAAGCAGGAAGACATACTCTTGAAACCGCAAATATTCCACTTCTTAATAAGATTGTGAATCTTCCGTTTGGAAAGAAATCACCGTTTAAAGCGGAGGTATGGTTTGTTAATAAAGCACATACACTTGATATTAAGTGGGGAACAACATCACCCATCCAAATCCAAGATCCAAAGTATGGTATTTATGTACCACTGAGTGCATACGGTCAATTTGGAATTACAGTACAAGATCCAAAAGCCTTTCTTATTAAGTTAGTAGGAACACTTAAAAGTTTTGGACGTGATGAAATTATTAATTATTTTAGAGGGTTTTATAATACCCATGTGAAAGATGCAATTTCAACGTATCTTGTGGAAAAACGAATTACAGTACTTGAACTGAGTGCATATCTTAAAGAGTTATCTGAGTCAGTTAAAGAACAAATGCAACCTACCTTTACAGAGTATGGCATCACCCTATTGAATTTCTATATTGCGGATATTAGTGTTCCGGATACAGATGGTGCGGTTATGCGTCTTAAAGAAGCACTTTCAAAACGTGCAGAGATGGATATTGTAGGATACGACTACAAACAAGAACGTTCCTTTGATACATTAGTTGGTGCGGCACAAAATGAAGGCAGTTTAGGAAGTGTAATGGGAGCAGGAATGGGATTAGGTTTAGGTGCAGGACTTGGTAAGACAATGAGTGAGACCATGGGGTCCTTGTCTACGGATGCGGGTAAATCATGTCCTCATTGTGGTTCCAGTGTTCAAGATACGGATAAGTATTGTGGAACATGCTCTGAAGTTCTCAACCATGACATAAATAAATGTCCGGGTTGTAATGTAGAACTCAAAGATGGTTCTCAAAAATTCTGTCATGAATGCGGAACCCAACTTCATAAAACATGTACATCTTGCAAGGCACCGTTATCAATTGATGCGAAATTCTGTGGAACTTGTGGAAAGAAGGTCGATGATCATGAATAA
- the map gene encoding type I methionyl aminopeptidase, protein MITIKSKREIDGMYQSGQLLASIHESLRDFIKAGISTHDIDQFVQKMIEDNGAVAAQIGYEGYKYATCCSVNDEMCHGFPTHTKLKDGDLVKVDFCVDLNGFLSDSCWAYCVGNNPSPEVKQLMEVTEKALYIGIEQAQVGNRVGDIGAAMDEYITQFGYKMSLDFSGHGLGPTIHEEPMVPFVGVYGTGAKLKEGMVITVEPIVNESTPYAKLDDNGWTARTNNGCLSCQYEHTFAITKDGPFLTTKQK, encoded by the coding sequence ATGATTACGATTAAATCAAAACGCGAAATTGACGGAATGTATCAATCCGGACAATTACTCGCTTCCATCCATGAGTCCCTACGAGACTTTATCAAAGCTGGAATATCAACACACGATATCGACCAGTTCGTACAAAAAATGATTGAAGACAATGGTGCTGTCGCAGCCCAAATTGGTTATGAAGGTTATAAGTACGCTACATGTTGTAGTGTAAATGATGAGATGTGTCATGGCTTTCCAACCCACACAAAACTTAAAGATGGCGATCTTGTTAAGGTAGACTTTTGTGTAGACCTTAATGGATTTCTTTCTGACTCATGTTGGGCATATTGCGTTGGAAACAATCCAAGTCCTGAAGTTAAACAATTAATGGAAGTTACCGAAAAAGCTCTTTACATCGGTATCGAACAAGCCCAAGTTGGCAATCGTGTTGGTGATATTGGTGCAGCGATGGATGAATACATTACCCAATTCGGTTATAAAATGTCCCTTGATTTCTCAGGACATGGTTTAGGTCCCACAATCCATGAAGAACCTATGGTTCCATTTGTGGGTGTTTACGGAACGGGTGCGAAATTAAAAGAAGGCATGGTTATTACGGTTGAACCAATCGTTAATGAAAGCACACCGTATGCGAAGTTAGATGATAACGGTTGGACTGCACGTACCAACAACGGTTGTCTCAGTTGTCAATATGAGCATACTTTCGCAATCACCAAAGACGGTCCTTTCCTAACTACAAAACAAAAATAA
- a CDS encoding PRD domain-containing protein, with the protein MKNQFKVVRAFTHNIVFAQLDKYDYILIGKGIGFDAKSKAVIDEESVTSFYRIQDLDKMSQYEKIVMNTDDQVLLVTEAAIAYAEKTLNYKFDESIHISLLDHINFAIYRYHNRVKMSNFFTEEYYLMYSELYDISKHMVEMINDELDVELPHSEVGSVILHLHAAMHQGKVSNSAFYAQVITASVDFINKRIPEEFTQNSVGKARLITHLKFAFKRSEDNVTLTNPLIDILRERYCEAYEISEDLALMLDQEFNIQLPESEIGYIALHIYNLQHS; encoded by the coding sequence ATGAAGAATCAGTTCAAAGTAGTTCGAGCATTCACCCATAACATTGTCTTTGCCCAACTTGATAAGTATGACTATATCTTGATTGGAAAAGGCATCGGCTTTGACGCTAAGAGCAAAGCGGTCATCGATGAAGAGTCTGTCACAAGTTTTTACCGTATTCAAGATTTAGATAAAATGAGTCAGTATGAAAAGATTGTTATGAACACAGATGATCAAGTACTGCTCGTAACGGAAGCGGCAATTGCTTATGCGGAAAAGACTTTGAATTATAAATTTGATGAATCGATTCATATTTCATTACTCGATCATATTAATTTTGCGATTTATCGTTATCATAATCGCGTTAAGATGAGCAACTTCTTCACCGAGGAATACTATCTTATGTATTCCGAGCTTTATGATATTTCAAAACATATGGTTGAAATGATTAATGACGAATTGGATGTGGAACTCCCTCACTCTGAGGTTGGCTCGGTAATTCTCCATTTACATGCTGCCATGCATCAAGGTAAGGTTTCAAACAGTGCCTTTTATGCTCAGGTGATTACTGCATCCGTCGACTTTATCAACAAGCGTATTCCAGAAGAATTCACTCAAAACAGTGTGGGAAAAGCGCGTTTAATTACACACCTCAAATTTGCATTTAAACGTTCAGAAGATAATGTAACCCTCACCAATCCATTGATTGATATTCTACGTGAACGGTATTGTGAAGCCTATGAAATCTCTGAAGATCTTGCATTAATGCTTGATCAAGAGTTTAATATTCAACTTCCTGAATCAGAAATTGGTTATATTGCACTACACATTTACAATTTACAACACTCTTAG
- a CDS encoding N-acetylmannosamine-6-phosphate 2-epimerase — protein MLEAVKGGLIVSCQALDGEPLQSSMIMGRMAIAAKAAGAVGIRAQGVNDINEIKKTVDLPVIGIIKKNYEGSEVFITATHQEVEALLETECEMIALDATNRVRPMGVKTEDLVKQIHDGGRLAMADCSTLEEVIEAERIGFDCVSCTLAGYTSYSKNVDGPDFELVEKMVQSVKVPVIAEGKIHYPEQLKRIMDLKVHSAVVGGAITRPQEIATRFIEAIKEK, from the coding sequence ATGTTAGAAGCTGTGAAAGGTGGACTTATCGTTTCCTGTCAAGCACTTGATGGGGAACCGTTACAAAGTTCGATGATTATGGGCCGTATGGCAATTGCTGCAAAGGCGGCAGGTGCTGTAGGGATTCGAGCTCAAGGGGTTAATGATATCAATGAAATTAAAAAGACGGTAGATTTACCGGTTATTGGTATTATCAAGAAAAACTATGAAGGCAGTGAAGTGTTCATCACTGCAACACATCAAGAAGTCGAAGCACTTCTTGAAACAGAATGCGAAATGATTGCACTTGATGCAACAAACCGTGTACGTCCAATGGGTGTGAAAACGGAAGACCTTGTAAAACAAATTCATGATGGGGGACGTCTTGCTATGGCAGACTGTTCAACGCTTGAAGAAGTAATCGAGGCAGAACGTATTGGTTTCGATTGTGTTTCATGTACACTTGCAGGTTACACATCGTATTCTAAAAATGTTGATGGACCGGATTTTGAACTGGTAGAGAAGATGGTTCAATCGGTAAAGGTTCCTGTAATTGCGGAAGGTAAGATTCACTATCCTGAGCAATTAAAACGTATTATGGATTTAAAGGTTCATAGTGCTGTTGTTGGTGGTGCCATTACCCGTCCTCAAGAAATTGCGACACGCTTTATAGAAGCGATTAAGGAGAAATAA